The Xylophilus rhododendri region AAATCGCCCACCATCGGCAAGGCGCTGCGGGCGCCCTGCCCCCAGGCGTCGCCCATGGTCAGGCGGCTGTCGTTGAAGCCGGCCCAGGCGCCGGCCACCAGCTGCGGATGCATCAGGATGAACCAGCCGTCGGTGTTGTCCTGCGTGGTGCCGGTCTTGCCGGCCACGTCGCCGCGGATGCCGTAGCGGCTGCGGATGGCGGCGCCGGTGCCGCGGTCGATCACGCCGCGCATGGCGTCCAGCAGGACCTGCGCGGGGCCTTCGGCCAGCGCCGCCTCGGGCGTGGCGGGATGGAACTCCTCCAACACCTTGCCGTCGCGGTCTTCCACCCGCAGCACCAGGATGGGCTCGATGTAGTTGCCGCCGTTGGCGATGCTGCCGTAGGCCGTCACCATCTCCTTGAGGGTGACCGGGCTGGTGCCCAGGGCCAGCGAGGGCACCTCGTCCAGCGGGCTCTGGCGCACGCCCATGGCGCGGGCCAGCTTGGCGACATTGGCCGGACCCACCTTCTGCATCAGCTGCGCGGTGATGATGTTCTTGGAATAGGCCAGGCCGTCGCGCAGCGTCATCGGCTGGTAGCTGGGCGTGCCTTCGTCCGTCGGGCGCCAGACCTGGCCGTTGCCGAGCGAGAGTTCGATCGGCTCGTCCATGAAGGTCTCGTCGGGCGAGATGCCCTGCGCGAAGGCCGTGCCGTAGACGAAGGGCTTGAAGGTGGAGCCCGGCTGGCGGCGTGCCTGCGAGACATGGTCGAACTGGTCCTGCGCGTAGGACCGGCTGCCGACCCAGGCGCGCACCTGGCCGTCGCGTGGGTCCAGGGCCAGGAAGCCGGCCTGCAGCCGGGTCTTGGCTTCGCGCAGCTCGGCCATGGCCCGGCTGTCGGCCAGCACCGTCTTCAAGGCAGCAGCGTCATCGGCACCGCCATCGCGCGCGGCCTTGTAGGCGGCGGTTTCGCGCACCATGGCCTGCACCTCTGGCTTGCCGCCGCTCCAGGCGCGCGGGCCCCAGAGCGCGTCGGCCGAGCGCTGCAGCTGCTCGGTCTGCTTCTGCACCGCGCGGTTGGCCATGTCCTGCAGGCGCGAATCGATGGTGGTGCGCACCCGCAGGCCGTCGGCATACAGGTCGTAGCCGTTGCGCTCGGCCCAGGCGAAGAGCCAGTTGCGCAGCTGCCGGGCCAGGTGGGGGGCCACGCCCAGGGCCTCGGTCTGCCGTTCGAAATCGACCTTGAGCGGGGCCTTCTGCAGGGCGGCGAGCTGCGCCTCTGGCAAGGCGCCGTAACGCACCATCTGCGCCAGCACGATATTGCGCCGGTCCTTGGCACGATCCGGGTTGTTGACCGGGTTGTAGTAGGCCGTACCCTTCAGCATGCCGACCAGGGTGGCGCTCTGCAGCACGTCGAGCTTGTCGGCCGTGGTGTCGAAATAGGTGCGCGCCGCCATCTCGATGCCGAAGGCGTTGTAGAGGAAGGGCACGGTGTTGAGATAGGTCTCCAGGATCTCGTCCTTGGAGTACACCCGTTCGATCTTCAGCGCGGTGATGGCTTCCCGCGCCTTGCGGGTCAGGCTGACGGCCCGGCCGATCTCCTCCGGATAGAGGTTGCGCGCCAGCTGCTGGGTGATGGTGGAGCCGCCCTGGCGGTCACCGCCCAGGGTGTTGACGATGGCCGCGCCGGTGCGCCGCAGATCGATGCCGCCATGCTGGTAGAAGCGCCGGTCCTCGGTCGCCACCAAAGCGGCCACGACATGGGGCGAGATGTCGGCCAGCTTCACCCATTCGCGATTGGCATGCCGGTATTCAGCCAGCACCTTGCCATCGGCCGACAGCAACTGGGCGGGATGCTCGGCGCGGGCCTTGCGGATGTCGCCGATGCTGGGGGTGAAAGGAATCAGCACCAGGAGGTAGACGAGCAGCAGCGCGGCCAGCAGCACCGGCAATGCCGCGGCGCTGCGCCAGGGGTGACGCCGCACGGCCGAGCCGGCGCGGGTGAGGAACGGGGGAATCGAAGCCATGGGTGCGCATGGTAGTCGGCGCCGCGCGGGCACCGGAAACAAAAAAGGCGGCCAGCGGCCGCCCTGCCTGCTGAGAGCCGGCGCGTCTCAGGCGGGCACTGCCGCCCGGCGTGCCGGCACCAGCCGGGCCGGCGACACATAGGACTCCCGGTAGACCTCGAAGGGCATGGTGTCGGCGTCCTCGATGCGTTTCTGCTCGGCCAGCGAGAGGGCGCTGGCGGCCTCGAACCGCGACTGTTGCTCCGCCGACCAGGGCAGCGCCAGCAGCGCATCCCGCGCCACCGCCGACTGCGCCAGGGTGCAGGCGATGAAGGAGTTGTCGTACTCGGCGGCCATGGCTTTGAGCACACGTGCGGACGGCAGGGAATCGGGCGCCTGCATCGCCGCCTGGGCGGCCCGCAGCGCCTCGGTGTTGGCGCTGCCGCCTTCGGCCGCATCCAGCGCCTCGGCGATCGGCAGGCAGGCCGCCAGGATCTCGCCTGCCCAGTCCGCCAGCACGATGGGCTTGCCGTTGCGGCGCAGTTCCAGGCCGGGCTGGCGGCCGCAGGCGGCGGTCAGGTGCTGGTTGTGGGCCAGTTCGGCGATCTCGGCGGGCGAGTCCGGCGGGCTGTCGCTCAGCAGGCAGTGCAGCAGGAAGACGTCCAGGAAACGCATGGTCTCGGCCGAAATGCCGACCGGGTTGAAGGGATCGAGATCCATGCATCGCACTTCGACATATTCCACCCCGCGCTCGCGCAGCGCATGCAGCGGACGCTCGCCCTGGCGGATGGTGCGCTTGGGCCGGATGGTGCCGTAGAACTCGTTCTCGATCTGCAGCAGGGTGGTGGCGAGCTGGTTGTATTCGCCGCCCGGATTGCGGATGCCGAGCGAACGGTAGGCGGGATAGGGCCGGGTCAGCGCATCGTGCAGCGAGGCGGCATAGCCCTCCAGGCTGTTGTAGCTGACCGCCAGGCTGCCCTGCGCGTCGCTCTGGTAGCCCAGCCGGCCCATGCGCAGCGAGGTGCCGTAGGGCATGTGCATGCTGCCCTGGCCGATCGGCTGCAGCTCGTGCGGCCGCCCTTCGACGAAGCTGGCGCAGGCGGCCGGCGAGGCGCCGAACAGGGTCAGCAGCAAGAAGGCATGGCGGCGGAAATTGCGGATCAGGCCGAAATACTCGTCGCTGCTCACGCCCGGCAGCGACCAGTTGTAGTGGATGCCCGAGATGGTCTGCATGCGCCGGCCATAACGGTGGCCCAGGCCCATGCGGTAGACACTCTTGGCCCGGCCGACGTTGGAGGTGCCGTAGCGGCCCAGCGGAATGGTTTCGTCCGAGGGCAGCACGCAGGGCATGCTGGAAGCCCAGAGGTTTTCCTCGCCATGCGCATCCAGGCCCGCCATCGAGCGGTGCACGAACTGGTGCACCTCGGTGATCTCCGCCATGCATTCCTCGGCGCTGGCATGCACGCCCGTGATCAGCTCGACCTGCGATTCGCTGAAATCGGTGGTGATGTGCGGATGGGTGAGCGCCGAGCCCAGCGGCTGCGGATGCGGCGTGACCGCCAGTGCACCCGTGGGCAGCGAGCGCAGGCTTTCCTTCTCGATGCCACGACGCATGCCCACGAGGCGCTGCGGGGAAAGTGCGGCGAGGCGCTGGTCGATGCTGGTCATGGGCGAGCTCGGATAGTTGTGCTTATTTTGGGGCCGCGAAATTAACACGCGCGTAGGATCGGCGCTCGCCACCTGGCGGGCATCCCCACAACTACGCCGCCAGATCCATTTTTCGCATCCATGAAGCAAAACTTTCTCTTTCGCGGCATCGCCTGCATCGTCATCGGCCTGGCCGTGCTGCTGGCGCCCGGCTTCCTGAAATCGCCCGGCCTGCAGGAGGCGGTGGGCGGCAGTTCGCTGGTCGGCTGGTTCGCCGTGGTGCTGGGCGTGGCGCTGGTGGCGGTACACCTGCTGCGCCGCCCCAGGAAGCGCTGATCAGGCCAGCACACGCCTGAGCCAGGCTTCGAAATCGCGCACTTCCGGCGGGCACACCGTGTGTTCCATCGGGTAGGTGTGCCACTCCACCGGATAGCCCAGCGCGTTCAAGGCATCGCGCGAGGCTTCGGCGCGCGCCAGCGGCACCACGCCGTCGCGGGTGCCGTGGGCCAGGAAGATCGGCACGTCGGCATTGGCCGGCTGGCGTTCGGCCGCGGTGGTCGAAGCGATCGGCAGATAGCCTGAAAGCCCGGCGATGCCCGCCAGCCGCTCGCCGTGGCGCAGGCCGGTCAGCAGCGCCATGGCGCAGCCCTGGGAGAAACCCGCCAGCACGATGCGGCCGGCGGGGATGCCGCGCTGTTTCTCGCGTTCGATCAGCGCCTCGATCGCCTCGCGCGAGGCGCGCAGGCCGGCTTCGTCCTCCTCGCGGCCCAGGTCGGTCACCTTGATGTCGTACCAGGACGGCATGCGGTAGCCGCCGTTGATCGTCACCGCCATGGTGGGCGCCTGGGGGAAGACGAAACGCACCGGGCCGACACCGTCCAGGTCCAGCTCGGGCACCACGGGCACGAAGTCGTCGGCGCTGGCGCCCAGGCCATGCATCAGCAGGACCGTGGCGGTGGGCTGCGGCGCGGTTTCGATCTCGATGGTTTGAAGCAAGGTCATGGGCGGCGGGGAAAAGCAATGGAGTGAAGCCGCGATTGTGGCTGCTGCCCGGATCGACGGCCGGTCGGCGCGGCGCGACGGACGGAACTGGCCGTGGCCGTGGAGGCAAGACGATTCGGACCGGTCGTTCCAGAGCAATGTGTGCAAACGCAAAACCGTCCCCCATGCCGCAGTTCCAAAGCCTCGCGAGGCGTACTCCTGATCGAGATCCTGGTCGCGCTGGCGATCGTCGCCGTGCTGGGCTGCCTGGTGCTGCCGGCCTTCCAGCAAATGCTGCGCGAATACCGCTTGCGGGTGGCGGCGCAAGACCTGAGCAGCCAGATCGCCTGGACACGCAGCGAGGCGCTGCGGCGCAGCGGCCGGGTCACGCTGCGCTTCACGCCGCTGTCCGATTGCCCCAACGGCCTGCCGGCGGGAGCGAAGTATTGCGGATGGCGCATCTACCAGGAGGCGGACGGGCAGTTGCTGCACCAGCATCTGCTGCCACGCGGCATCCATATCTCCGAGGTGAATTCAGCCGGCGGCGACGACGTGAACTTCACCGGAAGCGACATGGACGCCATCCCGGGCCTGGGCATCAAGAGCTTCGTGCTGTCGGCCGAAGGTGCGAGCGGCGACAGGGCCAGCCGCATCCTGTGCATGAGCTCGGGAGGCCGGGTGCGCATCGCGGCCGCAGGCGAATGCAAGGCCTGAGCATGGTCGAGGCCCTGGTGGCGCTGCTGGTGCTGTGCCTGGGCCTGCTGGGCCTGGGCCAGTTCATGGCGCTGCAGCTGCGGGAAACCCGGCTGGCCAACGGCCGTGCCATGGCCATGTCTCACATCGACTACCTGCAGGCAGCCCTGTCGCTCAACCTGATCGCACCGGACAACGCGGACCCGCCCGAATGGAAAACGCTGGACCAGCTGGGCATGCCGCAGGACACGGCCCTGCAGGGCGCGCTCGCGGCGGTCTTCCGCTCGGCCGAGGACCCGGCGCAGGTCGGCATCGCCATGGCCTGGCTGGCCGACGAAAACGCCGCCAACGCCGCGAACGCCCTGCTCCCGCAAACGCTGCGCCCGGGCCTGGACTGCCCGCCGCTGCATCTCTGCCATCTGGTGTATGTGCACTCCTGAGTCCCGGCGCGCGGCACGCGGCATGGTGCTGGCCGAGCTGATGGTCGGCCTGGCCCTGGGCCTGCTGGTGGTGCTGGCCGCCCTGCTCGCGTCGGCCGCAACCTTGGCCGCGGCGGCTGGCGGGCGGGATGCGGCCGACCTGCAGCAGCGCGCCGACACGGCCTTGAAAGCCATCGGCTACCAGATACAGCGGGCGGGAGCCCTGCAACTGGAGAGCACCGAAAGCTCGGTGCGCTTCTCAGGCCGCTTCACCGGATGGCAGGGCGACGGCATGTCCGTCTCGGGCATCGAAGGCGGGCCGGGGAGACCGGACACCCTGCGGCTGAGCTTCGAACCCGCGGATGACGACAAGGATTGCCTGGGCGGCGGCCCCTGCAGGACCCGCCCGATTCCAGCATCCTGGTGCCCCATATCGACAGCGAATTCACCATCGCCGCCGACCCCACGGACGGCGGCCGCCTGGCCCTGTACTGCAAGGGCACCAAACCAACGAGCCACAAGCAGCAGGTGATCGCCGGCGTGGACGACATGCAGCTGCTCTACGCCGTGGACGGGCTCGACGGCCATCTGCAGTGGCGGACGGCGAACGACATCACCGCCGCCACGCCGGTGCGCGCCATCGGCGTCTGCCTGCAGCTCTCCGGCGAACGCCAGCAGAACGCGCCGGGCGCGCTCGATTGCCAGGGCGCGCCGATCACGGCGCCAAAATCCGCCGGCCGCGCGGTGCGCCTGGCACGCGCCATCTTCAGGCTGCGCCATGCGGCCGGCTGAGATGCGCCATCGTCAGCAAGGCATGGCGCTGTTCATGGTGGTCATGCTTCTGCTGCTGTGCACCCTGGCCGTCTGCGGCGCGGCGCGGGTGATGCTGCTCAACGAATCGGTGGTCGGCAATAACGCCGACCGTGCACGCGCCTTCGCCGCCGCCGAGGCGCTGATCCAGGATGCCGAAACCGATATCCGCGGCAGCTGGCCGGACGGCAGCCCCTGCCGCCCCGAAGCGCCCGCCCGAGGCTGCCGCGATGCGGACGCCCTGGTGGCCTTTCCAGCCGATGCCACCGAATACCTCGCGCTCAGCGAGGAACTCGATCGCGATCCCGCCCTGCCCTGCCGGCTCGGCATCTGCAGGCAGCTGAAACCTCAGGACCTGGCCCGGCTGGCCGAGGATCCGGCCCGGCTGAAAGAGCTGACCGATACCGCCCGCAGCCCGCCGGCCTTCGCCACCTACGGGCAATTCACCCGCGCCGGCCAGCCGCCACCGCAGATCCAGGGAAACCCCTACCTGGCGCACGAGGCCTGGTACTGGGTCGAGGTTCTCGATTACCCCGCGCCGGTGGATGCCGATGAAAAAGTCCTGCGCTTGGCGGCCGACCCGGTGCAGCCCTATCTCTACCGCATCACCGCGCTGGTGAACGGCCGGCGCGAGGGCACCCGCGTCCTGCTGCAGGAACTCTTCGTCCCGTCTCCCCTGATGACCCAACCATGAAGACCACCGGCTCCGCCCTCTTGCGCCTCATCGCCGGCGCCCTGCTCGTCGCAGCGTTTTCGGCCCATGGCCAGACCCTGGACCTCGCCCAGGCGCCGGACGACCCGCCCCTGCCGTACACGGCCGGCTGGAGCCAGCCCTTCGCCGTCACCGGATCCGACGGCATGCCCGCCTGGCTGAGCTTCGCGACTTCCTACGACAGGCGCGACTGGTCGGGCAGCCTCGAGGCTTTCCCGCTGGTCGCCACGCCCGCCGGCACCGAATGGCGCCCGGCCTGGAGCAGCGCGGCGCGCATGGACGCGCCGGACTTCGACCCGGCCCGCCGGACGGTGCTCAGCCATGACGGCGCCAGGGGCGTGGCCTTTCGCTGGCGCAGCCTCTCGGTGGCGCAGCAGGCGGCGCTGGCCGCTGGGCAGGGCGAGGCAGCCGGCCAGCGCCGGCTGGACTTCGTTCGCGGCGCGCATTCCGCCGAAGCCGCGCAAGGCGGTCCGCTGCGCGACCGCATCCGCTCCGGAGACGGCAGCCGCTTCCGCCAGGGCGACATGGTGCATGCGCGCCCCTGGTTCGTGGCAGGCCACGCCGGTCCCAAGGACGCCAGGCCGGCCATGGTCTATGCCGGCGGCAACGACGGCATGCTGCACGGCTTCGATGCCCTCACCGGCACCGAGCGCCTGGCCTATGTGCCGGCCGGCGTGCTGCCGCGGCTGCGCGAATTCGGCGAGGCGGGATGGCGCCACCGCTACCTGGTGGACGGCCATGCCTTCGCCGCCAGGGCCGGTGAGGCGACGATGCTGGTCGGTACGGCGGGCGCCGGCGCCAAGGGGTATTTCGTGCTGGACATCAGCCAGCCCCAGAACTTCTCGGAAGCCGCCGCCGGCCGGATCGTGCTGGCCGACACCACGCAGGGTGACGATCCCGATATCGGCCACATGGTGTCCGAACCCTCCACCGATGCGGGCGGCGCCGTGGCGGGCCAGATCGCCCTTCTGCACGGCGGCCGCTGGGCCGCGGTGCTGGGCAATGGCTTCGGCAGCACACGCCAGATGCCGGTGTTGCTGCTGCAGTACTTGGACAAGGGACGCGAACTGCGGCGTCTGGCGCCGGCCTGTCCGGCCTTGCCCGCCCCTGCCGCTGGCAAGGCCAGGGCAACGGCCTGGCCACGCCGGTGCTGATCGATACCGATGGGGACGGCAGTCCCGACATCGCCTATGCCGGCGACCTGCTCGGCCATGTCTGGAAGTTCGACATCTCCGCCGAGAAGCCGGCCAAGTGGCATGTGGCCCTGAACGGCCAGCCGCTGTTCACCGCGCTCGGCCCCGACGGCACGCATCAGGCGATCACCACCGCGCCGATCTGGCTGCCCCACCCCAAGGGCGGCGTGATGCTGGGCATAGGCACGGGCCGCGCCCTCACCACGGAAGACCGCGCGGATGCCAGCCCGCAAACGCTGTACGGCCTGCACGACAGCAGCGCCCGCGGCAAATCCCTGCCGATCAACAGCCCGGACGATGCGCAGCGCCCTGCCGAACTCCAGGCCCGGGCGATCCTGCCGCAGGCGCTGGAACACGCGGGCCGCAGCTACTTCCGCAGCGCCGCCGCCGCGCAGCAGCCCGAATACCCGCGCGGCTGGTACCTGGACCTGCCGGCGCGAGGTGAGCGCCTGCTGCATACGCCGCAGCATCTCGCCGGCCAGAAGGCGATCTTCCCCAGCAGCGCGCCGGAGGGTGAATTCCTCACCGTGCTCGACCTACTGACCGGCGAGCCTTCGGGCGGATCGGTGTTCACCACCGTCTCCGATCCCGCTAGGCCCGAGCCCGAGGGAGCGCCCGACCGCACGGTGAGCCGCGTCGCCCTCGGCAGCAGCCGCATCACCGCCCTGCACCGCCTCGACAGCCTGGTGCTGCGGAGCGACGACGGCCGCCCGCCGCTGGTGCTGCAAAAGCGCAGGGGCGCCGGCCTGCGCGCCGGCTGGCGTCAGCGGCCATGAAAACCCGGCCAGCGCACGGCCTGGGCCTGGTCGAACTGCTGGTGGCCGTGGCCATCCTCGCC contains the following coding sequences:
- a CDS encoding alpha/beta hydrolase; the encoded protein is MTLLQTIEIETAPQPTATVLLMHGLGASADDFVPVVPELDLDGVGPVRFVFPQAPTMAVTINGGYRMPSWYDIKVTDLGREEDEAGLRASREAIEALIEREKQRGIPAGRIVLAGFSQGCAMALLTGLRHGERLAGIAGLSGYLPIASTTAAERQPANADVPIFLAHGTRDGVVPLARAEASRDALNALGYPVEWHTYPMEHTVCPPEVRDFEAWLRRVLA
- a CDS encoding penicillin-binding protein 1A; this encodes MASIPPFLTRAGSAVRRHPWRSAAALPVLLAALLLVYLLVLIPFTPSIGDIRKARAEHPAQLLSADGKVLAEYRHANREWVKLADISPHVVAALVATEDRRFYQHGGIDLRRTGAAIVNTLGGDRQGGSTITQQLARNLYPEEIGRAVSLTRKAREAITALKIERVYSKDEILETYLNTVPFLYNAFGIEMAARTYFDTTADKLDVLQSATLVGMLKGTAYYNPVNNPDRAKDRRNIVLAQMVRYGALPEAQLAALQKAPLKVDFERQTEALGVAPHLARQLRNWLFAWAERNGYDLYADGLRVRTTIDSRLQDMANRAVQKQTEQLQRSADALWGPRAWSGGKPEVQAMVRETAAYKAARDGGADDAAALKTVLADSRAMAELREAKTRLQAGFLALDPRDGQVRAWVGSRSYAQDQFDHVSQARRQPGSTFKPFVYGTAFAQGISPDETFMDEPIELSLGNGQVWRPTDEGTPSYQPMTLRDGLAYSKNIITAQLMQKVGPANVAKLARAMGVRQSPLDEVPSLALGTSPVTLKEMVTAYGSIANGGNYIEPILVLRVEDRDGKVLEEFHPATPEAALAEGPAQVLLDAMRGVIDRGTGAAIRSRYGIRGDVAGKTGTTQDNTDGWFILMHPQLVAGAWAGFNDSRLTMGDAWGQGARSALPMVGDFMSAALRAKLVDADAAFAAPRLPAAPPQPDPSAMPGTVEPPPYHLFAPSEGEGSGQAAPVQPQAQGQVVPMPQDMQASAAMALPSPAQPTQEPGSLMRLSPADAAQRLAPER
- a CDS encoding pilus assembly protein, translating into MVVMLLLLCTLAVCGAARVMLLNESVVGNNADRARAFAAAEALIQDAETDIRGSWPDGSPCRPEAPARGCRDADALVAFPADATEYLALSEELDRDPALPCRLGICRQLKPQDLARLAEDPARLKELTDTARSPPAFATYGQFTRAGQPPPQIQGNPYLAHEAWYWVEVLDYPAPVDADEKVLRLAADPVQPYLYRITALVNGRREGTRVLLQELFVPSPLMTQP
- the gshA gene encoding glutamate--cysteine ligase, with amino-acid sequence MTSIDQRLAALSPQRLVGMRRGIEKESLRSLPTGALAVTPHPQPLGSALTHPHITTDFSESQVELITGVHASAEECMAEITEVHQFVHRSMAGLDAHGEENLWASSMPCVLPSDETIPLGRYGTSNVGRAKSVYRMGLGHRYGRRMQTISGIHYNWSLPGVSSDEYFGLIRNFRRHAFLLLTLFGASPAACASFVEGRPHELQPIGQGSMHMPYGTSLRMGRLGYQSDAQGSLAVSYNSLEGYAASLHDALTRPYPAYRSLGIRNPGGEYNQLATTLLQIENEFYGTIRPKRTIRQGERPLHALRERGVEYVEVRCMDLDPFNPVGISAETMRFLDVFLLHCLLSDSPPDSPAEIAELAHNQHLTAACGRQPGLELRRNGKPIVLADWAGEILAACLPIAEALDAAEGGSANTEALRAAQAAMQAPDSLPSARVLKAMAAEYDNSFIACTLAQSAVARDALLALPWSAEQQSRFEAASALSLAEQKRIEDADTMPFEVYRESYVSPARLVPARRAAVPA
- a CDS encoding PilW family protein yields the protein MPHIDSEFTIAADPTDGGRLALYCKGTKPTSHKQQVIAGVDDMQLLYAVDGLDGHLQWRTANDITAATPVRAIGVCLQLSGERQQNAPGALDCQGAPITAPKSAGRAVRLARAIFRLRHAAG
- a CDS encoding PilC/PilY family type IV pilus protein yields the protein MLIDTDGDGSPDIAYAGDLLGHVWKFDISAEKPAKWHVALNGQPLFTALGPDGTHQAITTAPIWLPHPKGGVMLGIGTGRALTTEDRADASPQTLYGLHDSSARGKSLPINSPDDAQRPAELQARAILPQALEHAGRSYFRSAAAAQQPEYPRGWYLDLPARGERLLHTPQHLAGQKAIFPSSAPEGEFLTVLDLLTGEPSGGSVFTTVSDPARPEPEGAPDRTVSRVALGSSRITALHRLDSLVLRSDDGRPPLVLQKRRGAGLRAGWRQRP
- a CDS encoding pilus assembly protein; this translates as MKTTGSALLRLIAGALLVAAFSAHGQTLDLAQAPDDPPLPYTAGWSQPFAVTGSDGMPAWLSFATSYDRRDWSGSLEAFPLVATPAGTEWRPAWSSAARMDAPDFDPARRTVLSHDGARGVAFRWRSLSVAQQAALAAGQGEAAGQRRLDFVRGAHSAEAAQGGPLRDRIRSGDGSRFRQGDMVHARPWFVAGHAGPKDARPAMVYAGGNDGMLHGFDALTGTERLAYVPAGVLPRLREFGEAGWRHRYLVDGHAFAARAGEATMLVGTAGAGAKGYFVLDISQPQNFSEAAAGRIVLADTTQGDDPDIGHMVSEPSTDAGGAVAGQIALLHGGRWAAVLGNGFGSTRQMPVLLLQYLDKGRELRRLAPACPALPAPAAGKARATAWPRRC
- a CDS encoding GspH/FimT family pseudopilin encodes the protein MQTQNRPPCRSSKASRGVLLIEILVALAIVAVLGCLVLPAFQQMLREYRLRVAAQDLSSQIAWTRSEALRRSGRVTLRFTPLSDCPNGLPAGAKYCGWRIYQEADGQLLHQHLLPRGIHISEVNSAGGDDVNFTGSDMDAIPGLGIKSFVLSAEGASGDRASRILCMSSGGRVRIAAAGECKA